From a single Nitrogeniibacter mangrovi genomic region:
- a CDS encoding metallophosphoesterase family protein produces the protein MIGDVHSNALALNTVLNAAAQERVDALLITGDLVGYYFSARAVINLLAPWEKFVVRGNHEEMLARLRREPASGGEIRRRYGSGLDIVLAQLSEREVDQLCNLPHPLSLELDGRKILLCHGSPEDLDRYVYPDSDLGGWPTARWTPSIWW, from the coding sequence TTGATTGGAGATGTGCACTCCAATGCATTGGCTTTGAATACTGTTCTGAATGCAGCGGCTCAAGAGCGAGTTGATGCGCTACTCATCACAGGCGATCTTGTTGGGTACTATTTTTCCGCACGTGCCGTTATCAATCTTCTTGCGCCGTGGGAAAAGTTCGTCGTACGCGGTAACCATGAGGAGATGTTGGCGCGCTTGCGGCGCGAGCCAGCATCAGGTGGCGAGATCCGGCGCAGATACGGGTCCGGACTCGATATTGTGCTGGCTCAGTTGAGCGAACGCGAAGTCGATCAGTTGTGCAACCTGCCTCACCCTCTGTCGCTTGAACTGGATGGGCGGAAGATCCTCCTCTGTCATGGCTCGCCCGAGGATCTGGATCGCTACGTCTATCCCGATAGCGACCTTGGGGGATGGCCGACGGCGCGCTGGACGCCTTCGATCTGGTGGTGA
- a CDS encoding aminotransferase class III-fold pyridoxal phosphate-dependent enzyme, with amino-acid sequence MRTYHHSEQLLERALKTIPLGSQTFSKSKTQYPYGVSPYFIRKGAGSRVWDVDGNEYVDFINSLAAITLGYQDPDVDAAVAAQLKEGVVFSLPHPIEMKVAEKMVDLVPCAEMVRFGKNGSDATAGAIRLARAFTGRDHVAVCGYHGWQDWYIGTTPRNRGVPSATRALTHTWAYNDIKSLEAVFDAHPGEIAAVILEPMNLTEPSPGFLESVKTLAHKYGALLIFDETVTGFRYASGGAQQLFGVTPDLATFGKGLANGYPVSAVAGRADVMKLMEEIFFSFTFGGETLSLAAALATMRKLEREPVIDTMYAQGAKIVDRLGALISASGASDFLGVAGNPTWSFLTIKDTDAYSMWQIKTLFLQEMFARGILTIGTHNMSYSHSDEDLSLLFKAYEDVMPMISAAVKDGTLESKLRCEPLEPLFKVR; translated from the coding sequence ATGCGCACCTATCACCATTCCGAACAGTTGCTTGAGCGTGCACTGAAAACCATTCCGCTCGGCAGCCAGACGTTCAGCAAGAGCAAGACCCAGTACCCGTACGGGGTGTCGCCCTACTTCATTCGAAAGGGCGCGGGATCGCGGGTCTGGGACGTTGATGGAAACGAGTACGTCGACTTCATCAACAGCCTCGCGGCAATCACGCTGGGCTATCAGGACCCGGATGTTGACGCGGCAGTGGCGGCGCAACTGAAGGAGGGGGTGGTCTTTTCACTGCCTCATCCGATTGAAATGAAAGTGGCCGAGAAAATGGTCGATCTCGTGCCGTGCGCCGAGATGGTTCGTTTCGGCAAGAACGGATCGGACGCCACGGCTGGCGCGATCCGGCTGGCTCGCGCGTTCACCGGGCGAGATCACGTTGCCGTCTGCGGCTACCACGGGTGGCAGGACTGGTACATTGGGACGACCCCGCGCAACCGCGGCGTACCGTCAGCCACCCGGGCACTGACTCACACCTGGGCCTACAACGACATCAAGAGTCTCGAGGCCGTGTTCGACGCGCACCCCGGAGAGATTGCCGCGGTCATTCTCGAGCCCATGAATCTGACGGAGCCGTCGCCCGGCTTCCTGGAATCGGTCAAGACACTTGCCCACAAGTACGGCGCGCTGCTCATTTTCGACGAAACCGTGACCGGGTTCCGTTATGCCTCCGGCGGCGCTCAGCAACTGTTCGGTGTGACCCCGGACCTGGCGACCTTTGGCAAGGGCCTGGCAAACGGGTATCCCGTCTCCGCAGTGGCGGGGCGGGCGGACGTGATGAAACTGATGGAAGAGATCTTTTTTTCCTTCACCTTCGGTGGCGAAACGCTCTCGCTCGCGGCAGCATTGGCGACGATGAGGAAGCTGGAGCGCGAGCCGGTTATCGACACCATGTACGCTCAGGGCGCGAAGATCGTTGATCGACTGGGCGCGCTCATTTCTGCGTCCGGGGCGTCGGACTTTCTCGGCGTTGCCGGAAATCCGACCTGGAGCTTCCTGACCATCAAGGACACGGATGCCTACTCGATGTGGCAGATCAAGACCCTGTTCCTCCAGGAAATGTTTGCCCGCGGCATCCTTACGATCGGGACGCACAACATGAGCTATTCCCACAGCGATGAGGATCTGAGCCTGCTTTTCAAGGCGTACGAAGACGTTATGCCGATGATTTCGGCCGCGGTCAAGGACGGCACGCTCGAATCGAAGCTTCGTTGCGAGCCGCTCGAGCCTTTGTTCAAGGTCCGATGA
- the pseF gene encoding pseudaminic acid cytidylyltransferase: MKLAVIPARGGSKRIPGKNIMPFCGRPMIAYALEAVERSGVFHKIHVSTDSEEIRDVAVKLGFEVDFMRDPALADDFTGLMPVLRWVVDEYRTRGQVFSEICCMMPNAPLVLSHDVEAAYQTFSAHGGEHPLLVYARYPVPIEWAFRRDESGLMSAVSPESLTIRSQDLAHAYYECGPFTWWRAEHLLQDNPLTGKVLSYIMPTERAVDIDTVEDLAYAEQLYRLMTATPASPPST, translated from the coding sequence ATGAAACTCGCCGTCATTCCCGCCAGAGGGGGCAGCAAGCGCATTCCGGGGAAGAACATCATGCCCTTCTGCGGGCGCCCGATGATCGCCTATGCACTTGAGGCGGTTGAACGGTCGGGGGTGTTCCACAAGATCCATGTATCGACCGATTCCGAAGAGATCAGGGATGTGGCGGTCAAGCTCGGTTTCGAGGTCGACTTCATGCGCGATCCGGCGCTGGCGGACGACTTCACCGGTCTGATGCCGGTCTTGCGATGGGTGGTCGACGAGTATCGGACGCGCGGTCAGGTTTTCTCCGAGATCTGTTGCATGATGCCCAATGCGCCGCTCGTGCTCAGCCACGATGTCGAAGCGGCGTATCAGACCTTCAGCGCGCATGGCGGCGAACATCCGCTACTGGTCTACGCGCGCTATCCCGTGCCCATCGAGTGGGCGTTCCGCCGCGACGAAAGCGGCCTGATGAGTGCCGTCTCTCCGGAAAGCCTGACGATCCGCTCCCAGGACCTGGCGCACGCCTACTATGAATGCGGCCCGTTCACCTGGTGGCGCGCCGAGCATCTGCTCCAGGACAATCCGCTGACCGGCAAGGTGCTGTCCTACATCATGCCGACCGAACGGGCGGTGGACATCGATACGGTCGAAGACTTGGCTTACGCCGAGCAGCTTTACCGTCTGATGACCGCCACGCCGGCGAGTCCGCCTTCAACCTGA
- a CDS encoding NAD-dependent epimerase/dehydratase family protein, with protein sequence MKSVLITGANGFVGSALVRRLDSEGWHVIPSARKRFDDKTLVLDFESEQFYSQVNCLPRVDAIVHLATKVGFGDQSIDELYVSNVAATAALVSIAKRMGAQFVFSSAALIAGLRTSRIGINSDDRPEIPYMLSKQLGEQLVRASGVSASILRIGGIFGLEGPDHLGINRSIKSVLNGSPPLLHGSGEAVRNYIYVKDVAEAIVYALNNRVEGTHLVAGREPMVVSQMLQTICDVLHPGMKPEQMPGDRGFDQIVEPSPTLPDARSFKAALLDIANEVCQ encoded by the coding sequence ATGAAATCAGTTCTTATAACAGGAGCGAACGGGTTCGTTGGAAGTGCCTTGGTCCGACGGTTGGATTCGGAAGGTTGGCACGTCATCCCGTCCGCGAGAAAGAGGTTTGACGACAAGACTCTGGTTCTCGATTTCGAGAGTGAACAGTTTTACTCGCAAGTGAATTGCCTGCCTAGAGTGGATGCCATAGTTCATTTGGCGACAAAAGTTGGCTTTGGCGATCAATCAATCGACGAACTGTATGTGTCAAACGTAGCGGCGACCGCCGCTCTGGTCTCGATAGCTAAGCGAATGGGTGCGCAATTTGTCTTTTCGTCAGCGGCGCTAATCGCGGGGTTAAGAACGTCGCGTATCGGGATCAACTCCGATGATAGGCCTGAAATTCCCTACATGTTGAGCAAGCAGTTGGGAGAGCAGCTTGTTCGAGCCTCGGGTGTCAGTGCATCCATTTTGAGAATAGGCGGCATTTTTGGCCTTGAGGGCCCCGACCATCTCGGTATCAATCGATCGATCAAATCCGTCTTGAATGGGAGCCCTCCGCTTTTGCACGGTTCGGGTGAGGCTGTTCGAAACTACATATATGTCAAAGATGTTGCCGAGGCGATTGTGTACGCGCTTAACAACAGGGTAGAGGGTACCCATCTGGTTGCAGGACGAGAACCGATGGTTGTCTCGCAGATGTTGCAGACCATCTGCGACGTTTTGCACCCAGGCATGAAGCCGGAACAAATGCCCGGGGATCGCGGGTTCGACCAGATTGTAGAGCCGTCGCCCACTCTTCCTGATGCTCGATCCTTCAAAGCGGCGCTGCTCGACATCGCGAATGAGGTTTGCCAGTGA
- a CDS encoding class I SAM-dependent methyltransferase, with protein sequence MDKRLIQHEYGFWTLEDKPGVEELQAYYAEKYYQQARGSYEHQYSDQEKAYFRTKLEQRHAVLTRVTPNARSVLDVGCGEGFAMAYFRSQGWSVKGLDFSAAGVEAQNPQCREHLLVGDVFALLAAESAAGRTYDVVWLQNVLEHVLDPVDLMRSLKGLLTPGGVAVITVPNDFSAVQREALELGHIDREFWVALPDHLSYFDHVSLPETARQTGWKCVELLGDFPIDWFLFHEGSNYVRDGARGKGAHRARVQLENMIHRQPVNDVLAFWSAAGRLGVGRDLTLFIQVG encoded by the coding sequence ATGGATAAGCGCTTGATCCAGCACGAGTACGGTTTCTGGACGCTTGAAGACAAACCCGGCGTCGAGGAGCTGCAAGCCTATTACGCTGAGAAGTACTACCAGCAGGCGCGGGGGAGCTATGAGCACCAGTACAGCGATCAGGAAAAGGCCTACTTCAGGACAAAACTTGAGCAGCGTCACGCCGTCCTGACGAGGGTCACGCCCAATGCCCGCTCAGTGCTGGACGTGGGCTGCGGTGAAGGCTTTGCGATGGCGTACTTCCGCTCGCAGGGGTGGTCGGTCAAGGGGCTGGATTTCAGCGCGGCGGGGGTCGAGGCGCAGAACCCGCAGTGTCGCGAGCACTTACTGGTCGGTGATGTCTTCGCCTTGCTTGCGGCGGAAAGCGCGGCAGGCCGGACCTATGACGTCGTCTGGTTGCAGAACGTCCTCGAACATGTGCTCGACCCCGTCGATCTCATGCGCTCCCTGAAAGGGCTGCTGACCCCGGGTGGCGTGGCGGTCATCACGGTGCCCAACGATTTTTCCGCGGTTCAGCGCGAGGCGCTCGAGCTTGGGCACATCGATCGCGAATTCTGGGTGGCCTTGCCGGACCACCTGTCCTACTTCGACCATGTGTCATTGCCGGAGACGGCGCGGCAGACCGGTTGGAAATGCGTCGAACTGCTGGGCGATTTCCCGATTGACTGGTTTCTGTTCCATGAAGGTTCCAACTATGTGCGGGACGGCGCGCGTGGCAAAGGGGCCCACCGGGCGCGTGTCCAGCTGGAGAACATGATCCATCGGCAACCGGTCAATGATGTGCTGGCCTTTTGGTCTGCTGCGGGAAGGTTGGGCGTGGGCAGGGATTTGACCCTATTTATTCAGGTTGGCTAG
- the pseG gene encoding UDP-2,4-diacetamido-2,4,6-trideoxy-beta-L-altropyranose hydrolase, whose amino-acid sequence MNVVIRADSSIDIGSGHVMRCMTLADELVARGAHVAFICKALDGAMIEPIRQRGFACHEIAATPAGSGADAADTLALIAGHRPPVDWLIVDHYGLDRRWEQIIRPVVRHLMVVDDLANRSHDCDLLLDQNYYADMASRYDGLVPAHTALLLGPEFVLLRPEFRAARRALRPRNGPVRRMIVFFGGTDPLNLTAPVLRGVEQLGRSDIAVDVVVGSGNPHRGKIEHFCLQHAWAHYHCQVSNMAELIAAADLGVGAGGAAMWERCALGLPTLTVVFADNQVRTTTDVAQTGAIAYLGWAQTLSDRDYARTIGELIDRPAERAAMADAALNLIDASANGAIAVARAMEGVMHQSRSEHG is encoded by the coding sequence GTGAACGTCGTCATCAGGGCTGACTCCTCGATCGATATCGGAAGCGGTCACGTCATGCGATGCATGACACTCGCGGATGAACTGGTGGCGCGCGGCGCTCACGTGGCGTTCATTTGCAAGGCGCTGGATGGCGCGATGATCGAGCCGATCCGGCAACGGGGCTTCGCCTGCCACGAGATCGCTGCGACGCCCGCTGGGTCGGGTGCCGACGCCGCGGATACCCTGGCGTTGATCGCCGGACACCGTCCGCCAGTGGATTGGCTGATCGTGGACCACTACGGGCTCGACCGGCGGTGGGAACAGATCATCCGTCCGGTGGTGCGTCATCTGATGGTCGTCGATGACCTGGCAAACCGATCGCATGATTGCGATCTGCTGCTCGACCAGAACTACTACGCCGACATGGCATCGCGTTACGACGGGTTGGTGCCCGCGCACACTGCGCTTCTGCTGGGCCCCGAGTTCGTGCTGCTGCGCCCGGAGTTCCGGGCGGCGCGTCGGGCGCTGAGGCCCCGAAACGGCCCGGTGCGACGGATGATCGTGTTTTTCGGGGGGACGGACCCGCTGAACCTGACCGCCCCCGTCCTTAGAGGCGTTGAACAACTGGGGCGCAGCGACATTGCGGTCGACGTCGTGGTTGGCAGTGGTAATCCGCACCGCGGCAAAATCGAGCATTTCTGTCTCCAGCACGCGTGGGCCCACTACCACTGCCAGGTCTCGAACATGGCGGAGCTGATCGCCGCGGCGGATCTGGGGGTCGGCGCGGGTGGCGCGGCCATGTGGGAGCGTTGTGCGTTGGGGTTGCCCACGCTGACGGTGGTCTTTGCCGACAATCAGGTGCGCACCACGACCGACGTTGCGCAGACCGGGGCGATTGCCTATCTGGGCTGGGCCCAGACTTTGTCCGACCGCGATTACGCGCGCACCATCGGAGAACTCATCGATCGTCCCGCCGAGCGGGCGGCCATGGCTGACGCGGCCTTGAATCTGATTGACGCCTCGGCGAACGGTGCAATTGCGGTCGCCCGCGCCATGGAAGGCGTCATGCATCAATCCCGGAGCGAACATGGATAA
- a CDS encoding ATP-grasp domain-containing protein produces MKSLLITGIGGDIAQGVATIIRSHWPSWRLVGTDTHEQHGGRLFVDELVLMPPASDPAYVDAIRDLIETRGIDVFLPMSEPELTVLGDLISSLGESRCVTAGASVIQTGLDKLSTVEALGRFGLPAPWTLPVSEAAPLAYPCILKNRTGSGSRAVFTVQDEVEARYLAGKYPNAVFQELLEPADREITCAVYRTREGRTASLLMLRRLTGGFTGWARVIEDAETTRMCEVIAEKLDLRGSMNVQLRLTDQGPRVFEINPRFSSTVLMRHRLGFCDVVWALEELLGHEVQLPTIAAGQVMVRIQDAVVVKES; encoded by the coding sequence ATGAAGTCGCTTTTGATCACAGGTATCGGTGGAGATATTGCCCAGGGGGTGGCGACCATCATCCGGTCGCACTGGCCTTCCTGGCGTCTTGTCGGCACGGATACGCACGAGCAGCATGGCGGACGCCTGTTCGTGGATGAACTCGTCCTCATGCCGCCGGCCAGCGATCCGGCCTATGTCGATGCGATCCGTGATCTGATCGAGACCCGGGGCATCGATGTCTTCCTGCCCATGTCGGAACCCGAACTGACCGTGCTGGGAGATCTGATCTCGTCTCTGGGGGAATCGCGGTGTGTCACCGCAGGGGCCTCGGTCATCCAGACGGGGCTCGACAAACTGTCGACGGTCGAAGCGCTCGGCCGCTTCGGGTTGCCTGCGCCGTGGACACTGCCGGTCAGCGAGGCGGCACCGCTGGCATATCCTTGCATCCTGAAGAACCGGACGGGCTCCGGCTCGCGCGCCGTGTTTACCGTTCAGGATGAGGTCGAAGCCCGATATCTCGCCGGCAAGTACCCGAACGCGGTCTTTCAGGAGTTGCTCGAGCCCGCGGATCGGGAAATCACATGCGCGGTGTATCGAACGCGCGAGGGTCGTACGGCCAGCCTGCTCATGCTCCGCCGCCTGACCGGCGGCTTCACCGGCTGGGCCCGCGTCATCGAAGATGCCGAGACCACGCGCATGTGCGAAGTCATCGCGGAGAAACTGGATTTGCGCGGCAGCATGAATGTGCAGCTGCGGCTCACCGACCAGGGGCCGCGCGTATTCGAAATCAACCCCCGGTTCTCGTCCACCGTGTTGATGCGGCATCGACTGGGTTTCTGTGACGTCGTCTGGGCGCTCGAGGAGTTGCTGGGCCACGAGGTGCAGTTGCCGACAATTGCTGCGGGGCAGGTCATGGTGCGCATCCAGGACGCTGTGGTGGTCAAGGAATCCTGA